The genomic DNA CCACGTGGACAATGACGCGACGTGACGACTCGCTGTCGTGGGACCTGACGACAAGCCCCAGAAATGACCCTTCGCGGCACCGTCATGTTGAGCAACCAACACTGCGCACAGCGATCTCGATGACCTGAGGACATGCAGAGCTGGGGATCACAAAAGTGGCATGATGGGCACGCCATCGCAGGGCGCATCAACAGCTGTACGTAGTGATAAGTCAGCGTCGTGGGatcggcggcgagatgaCCGCGATGGGATCATGTGCGGAATGAATGGAGAAAATCTCTACATAACAAGAAGCCGAGTTGATGGTTTGTGACGGTGAAACGCCTGTGGCTGTTCCTTGTTTCCGTGAACGGACGAGTCGCTTGCCAGTCCGAGGTATGGAAGGGTGAAAGGGGGATAGAGGTTGGTTGCTGGTTGCTTGGAGCAGCAGACATCCCGTCGCTGGTCTTTTATGACGTGTGCCGCTTGAGGCTCTCACGAGTGTCGCCACGAGAGAGGGCATAGGCTCTCCCTAGTGTCGATCACAGAATTCCAACGCCAGGTTGTTAGTTCTCAGTGTTTTCGTGTCAGTGGCAGACTTGTGGGAACATGTCTTGGGGCAAGAATGGACAACGTCGATCTTATCGTCTTGTCTCAACacccccgccgcgccgtaGTTTCAGCCTTCCGTGAAGCCGTCAATGTTTTTGTCTAGGAGGCTACTACTAAGTTGGTTATGTAGCGCTTGGTGAGTATAAAGACGGGCCAGGAGAGGGTCGGGGGGGCCTAGGGAAATCGTTCTTGAGACGGCGGTTCAATCGCAAACCAGAGACTTCCCTGCTGGGACTTTGATAGTCCTCGTTCACCCCCATCGCTGGTTCGATTATATACTATATCCCGTATTACTCATATGTGGTAAACgccttcgacgacgacaataacaacatcaacatcaacaacaacgacagaCGACAACAACCCCCTGGAAGGTCCAAGATGAAAATCCGCGCGTCCAcgctcgccgctgctgcctgcctggccggcacggcgctcgcctggccgatgaggcatcagcagcatcagcagcagcagggcacCCAGGTGGCACCGCCTTCGACCGTGCACGACCTCTTTGAGGCGGAGAAGACCAACGCTTTGGCGAACCAGGCGAGGGACGGCCCTGGCGTCAACaacacgacggcgccggctgggaactcgtcgacgacgaccaccaccaccaccactacgaCGACCGAGGACactcccggcggcggcgcgttcaaggagacgacgacgacgacgaccaacgGCAATGGCAATGGCACCACGTCGCAGGTGCAGCCGTACAACGCGACGGCGGAtccggccagggcggcagcggcgccaccccCCAGCGGGCAGCAGAAGGGCCACGACGCGAAGCAGCAGTTCGCGGATGGtttgctcggcggcgcgcggcacTTGCGCAGGGCTGAGTCTGATGAGAAGGGCGACGTTAGGAAGAGGGATGACGGAATAGAGGATGAAGGTGATGAGGCGCCGATGGGCGACATGTCGACGATGAAAGACATGAGTCCCGAAACGGAGGCTGCTGCGAAGCCCATGGCCGGCTCAGATGGCATGACGGGCATGATGGCGAAGGGCCACGGTGACATGGACAAGCGCATGgattcttcttcttctcctccccccgGCATGAACGGACATGGATCGGAAGAGACCAGCAGTGACACCGTCCTGGAGAGGCGCCTCGAGCACTCGGATGCGGACAACAAAATGACGGGCAACCACGATATCGCACACCAGATGGCCGCCATGTCCAACGCTCAAAGCCCCGCCGGAGGGATGAAGTCAACCTCTCCTTCGTCTTCACCCCCTTCTTCAGAGCCTCAAGGCAAGAAGGAGGGCATCATCATGCCCACCAACGTCACCAAAGTCGACAACAactggtcgccgtcgtcgccgtcgaccgtGGCGGAAGCCCCTCCCCGGGTGCTGCTCAAGGCGCCGACCAAGCAGCAGCCGAGCCTCCGGCCGCTCAGCAAGCGCGAGATCGGCGTGCTGGAGCGCTTTGCAACCTACGTGCGGGACCTcatggacgcgggcgacgagacgagcgcGAAGCCGGCAGCGTCCaacagcaccggcggcggcgtgatgggcagggcggtggccgcgggtggtggtggtggtggcggcggcaacttGACGAAtacgaccgcggcggcggagggcaccgagcgcgacgacagAATGGACAAGGTTCGTGAGGCGATCCTGGAGAGGCTGGCGCAGGggatggacgaggagcggcagcagtcAGGGGAAGGCCCTGAGAAGGAGGAacaggaggagaagaagaagaagaagaagaagaaggacaagatGATTGAGCGACGTCAGGACGTGTCTATGaatgggatggatggtggcggcgacggcggcgatgacggcggcgatgacgacgtaAGGTTGCTGGAGAAGGGAAGAAGCAAGATGAGCCAAacgcatggcatggatggcaagATGCCCGAGTCCATGGATATGCACATGGAGTAGAAGGACGACATGAGATGGGGGTTAGGCACgaagcgaggcgaggcgaggagcTGAGCTGGTCTTGGGTCCTTCCTTGGGTGGGTTGTGGAGGCAGCCGTGTACAACAATGACTCAAGaagacaaaaaaaaaaaaaaagaagaagaagaagaagaagaagaagaagaagaagaagaagaagaagaagaagaagaagagacaTGTCAGTGTGGCTTGGAAGGAGGAGAATAAAACATGGTTTGATAGTCCTAAGCACTCACTTGGCCTCTACGCTCTACATACATGGTGTTTCATGGACAGTTGATAGATAACGTGAAATGACTTCTTCGCTGTCacatcgtcgagggcggagGCGGTTCTGTGGAAGTTCTGACGGACTGGTTATCACTTGAACcggccttgctggcctcATGCTCAGTGCTGCCGTACAAGTTGACTGGCCCTTGCAAAGTTGAGTCGGTCGGTCCACGCCGTGTCATAAAGACCATTTCGGGCCTCTCTGTGGCCAGTTTCTGCCATGTCAAGCAGTGGACATGTGCATGTTGAAGCGTTGTTGAAACAGTTTTCCAATATTTcgtttcttcttcctgcttTCCGCTCACCAAGTTGTTCTTTGCCCTCTTCTATATAGCCCCCTCCTCGGGGCCTCCGTCCGTTTCatctacctacctacctacctacctacgccCCCTTCTGCCGTCTTCacctcccccttctccccagGAACCTTCGTCTCACCAAACCCAACCCCCAGCACAAACAGCGCCCTCACCAGCGTGATTCCCACGTACGAGCCCACcacggccacgtcgtcgtcggtccacgacgccggcgccggggtcagccgcccgcccacgcgcagcgcctcgtaCGCGCCGCTCAGGGcgaccgcgtcggcgagcagcagcgcggcctgcagcgcgcgcCACACGCGCAGGTCCGTCGACAGGCGCggcaccgcggccgccagcgcggcgacggcgagcgccagcccgcccgcctgccggtACACGAAGGCCTGCGCGGGGTcgtgcgcggcgcgcggcgccatggccgtggcggcggcggaggggtcCGCGAGGTGCAGCCACGCGCCGTAGAGGGCCGTGAGGGGGTCGAGgtagaggaagaagaggacgTAGGCGCGGGGGACGACGGACGTGGTgttgggtggtggtggtggtgatggtagtgatgatgatgaaggcaTGATGGTGGggatgggtggtggtggtgggtgatgCTGATGGACTGCTGGTTGTGGTTGATCTAACTCTAGTTTGAAGGCGTCGAGAGACAATAATGCAGCACGCTGATTGTCGCAAGTACGCCCCAAGAGAGAGTCGACTTGGAGAGAGGgcgagacagagagagagagagagagagagagtgtgtgtgtgtgtgtgtgtgtgtgtgtgtgtttggATGTCGATTCGCAACCAATGCAGAATGGTAAACAGACGGTCCAGACAGACAGATACTCGGTGAAACAAGACGGCAGTCAACTCGACTTATTTAAATAGATGACGGCCATTACTGTACTAAACCTGCAACCCATgtcctcgagccgccgccccctccctgCACCTCTGCATCACCATCCGTCACCCGCGCCGTGAACAGCAACGAGTCAATGGTAGTGCCACATTCACGCCAGGCGTCGCGCTCATCCGAGCGTAGGTAGTAGTGGCAGCTTGATACGGAGTTGTTGTGTAGCAATATGTGCAATtaacctcgtcgcccgcgtgcTAGCGCTGACACGCCGTGGCTGGTACGGGGCAGCTCCATCGCTCCATTTGCCAACTTGGCGACGATCCGGCCGAGCATGCACAAATTCGAGTcaaccagcggcggcgccacgaACCGGCAAGtccaccgacgacgacgcgtcGCTCCCCACGACACGGCCCCCACAATCGGTCAAGAACCATCGTCAGTCACGTCTTGCATGGCAGCAAAATACGAGGATATCCTCATTGCGCGCGCTCGGCGTGCCGTCTCTTCCTTGGGGCTATCGTGTGTCCTCATAAGTCGTCACTTCAAATCATCAGTAGTCGCTCGGGCATGCCCAGCCTCGGAGCCGTGTAAACCAaccgcccagcgccgagTACGCACAGCCTTTTTTTAACCCTCTCATGCCGCCTTGTTGGCGCCCTTGTTCTTGAAATCAGTCGTCTTCAACAGGTGCCGCAAGCTACCTTCCGCCCGGCCCTCTTGCTTGCCCGTCTGTCCCCACGCCATCCAGCCGCTCAAAGCTGCCATGATGCCGCTCCCCGTGCCTTCCAcctgcgtcgacgacatggatCCCTTTGCCAGAGGCGCATGGCCttccgtgggcggcgcgggcgaagTTTTATGCTTGCTTGTTGGTGCCGTCTGCGGTTGCTGCTCTGACGCCGTCCGCAGCTCCAGCTGGCTGGTTGAAGCCTGAGGCAATGCCAGCTCGCTCAGGAGCCCTGACGCTGATGTTCGTGCGTTTgacccgtccgtcgtcgtcgtcacaTTCTGCTTTGAACCATCAATAAGCGCCAACGATCCAGATGGCCGTCTTGCATGATGCTTAGACGGCGCTTCGCCGTCTCGAGCGTCGCCACCATCCGACGAACcctgcgacgacgccgagggtgACGAGTGCTCAGATTCCTTTCGCACTGCCCGTCCGCGGacttcctcggcgagctccgAAGCAGACTTCTTCTTGGTCTTGTCTTCGTCAGAGGACCGGCTAGACGACATGATGGTCTCGAGGGTGCCCATGGCGCGACTGTTCCTTCTGCCGGCTTGtcttctcttcctctgcctTCCCATATTCCTCTCGTCATCAGACGACACAACTTGCAGtgtcggccccggcggctcCTGGTTCTGCTGCGACGCTGCGAGAAACGCCGTGCCGGACCCGTGCGGCGCGTAGTGGACCTCGTACTGGTTGCTGAGTGAGTACCTCGACCGCGCACATAtctcggcgatgcggtcCAGGTCGGCGTTGATAtcggcggtgctgcccgtTTGCGACTCCAAGTTGGCCATGAAGCTCTTGAAACTAAACGCCTCCACGGGCGGGAGCCGCGTTTCTCTATGCACGTCCCCCGGGGACCGTTTGGTACGTGCTCGTGCCATTGTACTTAGCATTCCATTCCCCGCGGAGGCGACCTTGCTGGCAAACGGGAGCCCTCGGCCGAGGCCTGATCCAGTTCTGCCCGCGTCTGACCCGGACACGGCCCCACCCTGGAAGATGCCGCCcgatctcgtcgacgcggcgggccggctCGGGGCTGGTGGGTGGTAGCTGCGCACGATGACGGGCTCCGAGTACGTGCTGCTCTGGGCGCCGGTCGACTTGGCGTATCGGTGTCGGCTGGGGTAGTGGCTGTTGATCTCACGGAGAGCCGAGGTGCGGTTCTCCGCCGtggagtcgtcgacggggatgGGTCTCCCTTCGGCGGTCGAGGGCACGAgacttgtcgacgacgggttGGCTCGGAAGGGCCTCGTgaaggagaaggggaaggAGTCGCGACGATGGTCGGAAGGATTGGCGGGGCGAGAGGACGAGGTaatggaggagggcgggtTGTGGCGAGAGCTGGAGTGAGGTGAGGCGGCGGAAGGTgaggcgggcatggcggcggtgagtGGGCATGGGCCGCCTCTTTATATATGTGCACTTTCCCCACGAAGGCTATATCGTGTGTGCTTCACAAACGCATCGGGAGTGGCGTGCGTCTCGCCCTCGGACCGGCCTGCAACACCAAGGCAGCCGAAGACGAGCGTGAGTGGCGACTGGTTCGcagggaaggggaggggacgaagcagcagcaggaagcaGGGGCGTATAGGCCGTCTCAGCGCATGGTTCGCACGTCGATATCCAAGGCGATGCACGACGAGACGAATCGCGTGTACGtcgtgtgcgtgcgtacgtgcgtgcggatgtgtgtgtgtccccGAGCGGACTCTGAGAGAAAAGGGCGAAAGGGAGAGCGTGGGAGCGTGAGAAGGAGGGGCGTATGCCGTCCGTCGaacgctgctcgtcggccggTCGGGCGGTGGAGCTCCCCtggggggagaggagagctGCTTCGGAGCGGCAACGACCCTATGACGGATGCagtcgtcgttgacgatgggGAACACAGGGCTCCGTTCGGTTCGGGCAGCGAAGCGAGGAGCGAGGGGCCAAGCGAgacaggacgacgaggaccaaGTCgcgagtggtggtggggaAGGGATTGGAGATTGGGATTGGGGGGAGTGGGATGAAGAAAGCAGAGACACAGGACGGACGGCCACACCGACAGgcaggtaaggtaggtaggcgATAGGCGAATAGAGGCGaaacgagacgagacgagacaagACACGCAAGGGGAAGGACGGTGGACGACTCGTCCGACTGCGTGCAATGGGTGCGTGAGTGTGAGTTGGTAACAGGTAGTGAGAGGTGGGTGAGcaagcgggcgggcgggcgggcgggtgggtTGGTGGATTGGTGGGTGGGttggtggctgctgcaggacAATGCCGGGGCCAGAAAAACGTGGCAGGCGGTCGAGGGGCttgctggctgggctgcggAGAATTGGGTCACCTAGGTATGTGAtgcgtgcgcgcgctgccgccgcaagCAGCATGCAAGGTGTCGTGGCTATCGTCCAAGCGTCTTTCTTTTTCGGTCAGAGGCCCCACGGtgaagaggggagggggtggggagggggttTGGTGATACTTTGTTCATAGTCAAgcatggacgacggcgaggaggacgaggacgaggggaaCAGCAGGAGGAGTAGAGCTGGGGCGAGGGTGGGAGACGACATGGGATAAGAGGTGAAGAGGCGCGTCCAACAGGTACCCTTTAGTTACTCCCTCAATGGCCCCAGGCTCTTCATCATCCcctactacttcgtactgggGCAACCACTAACACGCCCGGACGCAGCCGTAGGCGCCGCCATAGTAGGCACTACCTTGAACTAGGACTGCGGAACCCGCCGAGAGCCCCCAGAGGCAGCAACCCTCAACCTGTGAACCTGGAATGGAACCTATAGACAGCCCCGTACGTTAGTACTAACCCCAGGCGCTGCAGACCTAGCCCAGCGGACTGCCTACACCCGACGAAGCCTTGGACAGCCCACCTCACCCCTccatcctctcctcctccgcagcCATCGTCAGTCGTGTGCCGCGCCAATTGgctgcttgcctgccgccgtccCTCGTCCTTCCACTACTACATGGCGGGGTCCCCCCCACGAATTGACCATCGACGTGTCAAGCCGACAGGCGCGCATTCCCTCCGCCGCCTTTCCCATCTCTTCGTAGTACGTACTATATTTCCGCATCTTGGTTGGTTCATCCATTTCCTTGCGCCTTGTGACTGGACAATTCGGcggacaacgacgacgtcgacgtcgacgtcggctcGTCTTCTCTGCCCATCTTCTTCTGACCTGCTGCTGTGTCTGCGTGCGTGAGCGCGCGCGTCTCTGGTCAGCAAAAGTATGGCACCTTCGCCGACTCTCACAGCCGTCTATACACTACCCGAGGCTTTTTGTTGTCGCTTTCTTAGGCATTGCGTATAAGAGGCGGTaaagggagaggggggaggggtgtcTGTCTCCGGCAGCAACTCGACAGCGACACCCCTCTCGTCCGTTGTGACTTTTCAGAAGAGGATGGGGTGCAGTACGACACCGAACGACAAGCAAGAGCTGAACAGAGACCtcaggcacgcacgcacgctccTGGCTCGTCTCAACATCGTTCCATACAGAACCTCATGGGTTAGTTAGTACGTAGGTAGCCAGATGGGCAAGGGCAGTCTTTTGTCTCACGCACggagtgagagagagagagcgtgtgtgcgtgtcaCTACTACTACGGACCTTGTGATGGTGGCTTCGCTTTCTCATGCCGCGCACACGGGGGCTGGCTGATCGTACATACATCTCTGGCACAGCAGCCGCCAACAACACCCTCCTGCTGCACCATCAGCATCCGCAACAGACAGCCATGCGGTCGGTGGTAGTTGTGGTGGGGTGAAGGAGAAATGTCTCGTCGCCGAAAATGGCCCTGGTGAGAGACATGGGCGAGGAGACTccccttgccctcgccccaAACAAAAATAAGATGAGCCGAGCCTGCCTCAGAACCAGCTCGTCGGTGCCCCCGCCCTGAGACATTCGGCAGCCGGGCCCGACCGTCGACAGCCCAGGccaaagggggaggggggtaCTGTTTTGACTGACTGATTCATCTCTCCAACGACTCGACTCGTCGGCCgcaggaccagcagcagcagccgcacgcAAGAGCTGCAgtcctcccccctcctgcgAGCGCCACCTGTCCGTCGTCAATCAATCACCATGTGCTTCGGGACgagtacgtacttcgtacacaaGTACATACTGTACGAAATACATGGTAGGGTTGTCCTGCCTGTGAGCTGATCGGCAGCGGCGTTTCCCCATCCCA from Purpureocillium takamizusanense chromosome 4, complete sequence includes the following:
- a CDS encoding uncharacterized protein (EggNog:ENOG503P410), yielding MPASPSAASPHSSSRHNPPSSITSSSRPANPSDHRRDSFPFSFTRPFRANPSSTSLVPSTAEGRPIPVDDSTAENRTSALREINSHYPSRHRYAKSTGAQSSTYSEPVIVRSYHPPAPSRPAASTRSGGIFQGGAVSGSDAGRTGSGLGRGLPFASKVASAGNGMLSTMARARTKRSPGDVHRETRLPPVEAFSFKSFMANLESQTGSTADINADLDRIAEICARSRYSLSNQYEVHYAPHGSGTAFLAASQQNQEPPGPTLQVVSSDDERNMGRQRKRRQAGRRNSRAMGTLETIMSSSRSSDEDKTKKKSASELAEEVRGRAVRKESEHSSPSASSQGSSDGGDARDGEAPSKHHARRPSGSLALIDGSKQNVTTTTDGSNARTSASGLLSELALPQASTSQLELRTASEQQPQTAPTSKHKTSPAPPTEGHAPLAKGSMSSTQVEGTGSGIMAALSGWMAWGQTGKQEGRAEGSLRHLLKTTDFKNKGANKAA
- a CDS encoding Beta-mannosidase (EggNog:ENOG503NXVI~TransMembrane:4 (i42-64o84-104i116-136o156-176i)~COG:G) — encoded protein: MGCRFIHQHHPPPPPIPTIMPSSSSLPSPPPPPNTTSVVPRAYVLFFLYLDPLTALYGAWLHLADPSAAATAMAPRAAHDPAQAFVYRQAGGLALAVAALAAAVPRLSTDLRVWRALQAALLLADAVALSGAYEALRVGGRLTPAPASWTDDDVAVVGSYVGITLVRALFVLGVGFGETKVPGEKGEVKTAEGGVGR
- a CDS encoding uncharacterized protein (SECRETED:SignalP(1-20~SECRETED:cutsite=ALA-WP~SECRETED:prob=0.8368)); the encoded protein is MKIRASTLAAAACLAGTALAWPMRHQQHQQQQGTQVAPPSTVHDLFEAEKTNALANQARDGPGVNNTTAPAGNSSTTTTTTTTTTTEDTPGGGAFKETTTTTTNGNGNGTTSQVQPYNATADPARAAAAPPPSGQQKGHDAKQQFADGLLGGARHLRRAESDEKGDVRKRDDGIEDEGDEAPMGDMSTMKDMSPETEAAAKPMAGSDGMTGMMAKGHGDMDKRMDSSSSPPPGMNGHGSEETSSDTVLERRLEHSDADNKMTGNHDIAHQMAAMSNAQSPAGGMKSTSPSSSPPSSEPQGKKEGIIMPTNVTKVDNNWSPSSPSTVAEAPPRVLLKAPTKQQPSLRPLSKREIGVLERFATYVRDLMDAGDETSAKPAASNSTGGGVMGRAVAAGGGGGGGGNLTNTTAAAEGTERDDRMDKVREAILERLAQGMDEERQQSGEGPEKEEQEEKKKKKKKKDKMIERRQDVSMNGMDGGGDGGDDGGDDDS